The Clostridiaceae bacterium genome includes a window with the following:
- a CDS encoding GntR family transcriptional regulator has product MPWDLKSDRPIYAQLIEQIEIKICSGIYPLGSKLPSVRDLAQEASVNPNTMQRALAMLEENGLLYTSRTSGRFVTDDVNVVNQTKNRLAKEHAQVFLSKMTELGLDYEEILSILAIVKEELEK; this is encoded by the coding sequence ATGCCTTGGGATTTAAAATCTGACAGGCCAATCTACGCACAGTTAATTGAGCAGATAGAGATAAAAATATGTTCAGGTATCTATCCCCTTGGCTCAAAATTGCCATCAGTTCGAGACCTCGCACAGGAGGCTTCTGTAAATCCCAACACGATGCAGAGAGCTCTTGCAATGCTTGAAGAAAACGGACTGTTGTATACAAGCCGTACAAGCGGAAGATTCGTAACTGATGATGTAAATGTGGTTAACCAAACAAAAAACAGACTGGCCAAGGAGCATGCGCAGGTTTTTTTATCAAAAATGACAGAATTAGGATTAGACTATGAAGAAATATTATCTATTTTAGCAATTGTAAAGGAGGAATTAGAGAAATGA
- a CDS encoding CapA family protein, producing MKRYKITILGDIMSEPSLLQQAKTETGYDYHFVFQPLKGLLSEADYVIGNLETPFAGEEAGYTNSLVSFNTPDALAEAMKDAGLDMVTTANNHCLDRGFEGLERTLTTLDRIGLAHTGTYAKSGTKDRIHYFTLGNTTLAAISYTYGTNYAINGVAPDGEQENCINYLRHYNAPGMSAPLPETFLATRKLVEEFAGRTLNWEETLRLKLAMKVPVPYADDIFDPEDSAIYLEKVEADYREARNHADLVFFFPHIGGQFNTKPGRFSVYIIDWCRKLGFDGIFAAHSHTTQKAEIQNNVPCFYCLGNVSMSPCSIYSVAETLPQYGLAAHVYVENKQLVKTTFSILKIVEDTHTPLTVVPVDELYATLTDGTEKATLIAEVSAVYERVTGRKAGQNVICREYDL from the coding sequence ATGAAACGGTATAAAATTACAATACTTGGTGACATTATGTCAGAACCTTCCCTGTTGCAGCAGGCAAAAACTGAAACCGGTTATGATTACCATTTTGTTTTTCAGCCACTGAAAGGGCTGCTTTCCGAAGCGGACTATGTCATTGGCAATCTGGAAACCCCGTTTGCCGGTGAAGAAGCAGGCTATACAAACAGCCTTGTTTCATTTAATACCCCGGATGCTTTGGCTGAAGCCATGAAGGATGCAGGTCTGGACATGGTAACTACTGCAAACAATCACTGCCTTGACCGTGGATTTGAAGGTCTGGAACGTACATTGACTACACTGGATAGAATCGGTCTTGCCCATACCGGTACGTATGCGAAAAGCGGTACAAAGGATAGAATCCATTATTTCACCCTAGGTAACACCACTCTGGCTGCAATTTCCTATACATACGGCACCAATTACGCCATCAATGGTGTTGCACCGGATGGTGAACAGGAAAATTGTATAAACTATCTGCGACACTACAATGCTCCTGGCATGTCAGCACCGTTGCCGGAAACCTTTCTGGCTACCCGAAAGCTGGTGGAAGAGTTTGCCGGAAGAACACTTAACTGGGAGGAAACACTTCGCTTAAAGCTCGCTATGAAGGTTCCTGTTCCTTATGCAGACGATATTTTTGATCCGGAGGATTCTGCTATATATTTAGAAAAAGTCGAAGCAGACTACCGTGAAGCACGTAATCATGCAGATCTTGTATTTTTCTTTCCGCATATCGGCGGCCAATTTAACACTAAACCAGGGCGTTTTTCAGTTTATATTATCGATTGGTGCAGAAAACTAGGTTTTGACGGAATCTTTGCTGCCCATTCCCACACCACGCAGAAGGCAGAGATACAAAACAATGTTCCCTGCTTTTATTGTCTCGGTAATGTTAGCATGTCTCCATGTTCAATCTATTCAGTTGCAGAAACCTTGCCCCAGTATGGACTTGCCGCCCATGTGTATGTAGAGAATAAACAGCTTGTAAAAACCACTTTTTCCATATTAAAAATTGTGGAGGATACCCATACACCATTGACAGTAGTTCCTGTGGACGAACTTTATGCAACACTGACAGACGGGACTGAGAAGGCAACCCTTATAGCTGAGGTCAGTGCTGTATATGAACGCGTTACCGGACGCAAAGCCGGACAGAATGTTATCTGCAGAGAATACGACTTATAA